The following are encoded together in the Melitaea cinxia chromosome 22, ilMelCinx1.1, whole genome shotgun sequence genome:
- the LOC123664694 gene encoding uncharacterized protein LOC123664694 — MTEEAECEIEFLDEDADIVQQCVQTVENETDVKPTLGEPILLVERVPNEKRQNQTRRRRRKEEEDSDYDPTEDIPQRNRKRKQTHFARQTATRGRRFVSSYTHKIDIKEERKSKQMSTKYDSVKFSFNRKLLNIRIPDYDDPLCLPVRALKKDEWDAIKLRNWNNLCLENFKNFDNPLRAEKEPTVSSKRTVVLRNIHNKVTGKVETTVYSKICVQNKNENKRSEVVQSVLPKYREKKVLNAFKLSDVKKRRSFHHREEVLLTKEVNKDVETLVVYKPREKLSLVYKMFVEESENVNERDGENNKYLKEVASCQTCAPCYQTSWRGFKKNDKRNIRCQVCMRPCISVYNLLAHLKSHSEHDVRSCKRAIARSLASVVEYHYKCRICQEQFLSIRELRQHVKTHKGTETFKCEVGNHFTT, encoded by the exons ATGACTGAAGAAGCGGAATGTGAAATAGAATTCTTAGACGAAGATGCAGATATTGTCCAACAATGTGTCCAAACTGTGGAAAACGAGACCGATGTCAAACCTACCTTAGGCGAACCTATACTACTCGTCGAGAGAGTGCCAAACGAAAAACGTCAAAACCAAACTAGACGGAGACGaagaaaagaagaagaagactcTGATTATGATCCCACAGAAGATATACCACAGAGAAATAGGAAAAGAAAACAAACTCATTTCGCCCGGCAAACAGCCACCCGGGGACGTCGATTCGTATCATCATATACCcacaaaatagatataaaagaGGAGCGAAAGTCTAAACAGATGTCTACAAAGTATGATTCAGttaagtttagttttaatagAAAGTTATTGAACATAAGGATACCAGATTACGATGATCCTCTGTGCCTTCCTGTTCGTGCCTTAAAGAAAGATGAATGGGATGCAATTAAGCTTAGGAACTGGAACAACTTGTGCTTGGAAAACTTTAAGAACTTTGACAATCCATTGCGTGCTGAGAAGGAGCCGACTGTGTCATCAAAAAGAACAGTTGTGTTGAGAAATATACACAACAAAGTAACag GTAAAGTTGAAACGACGGTGTACAGCAAGATATGCGTTCAAAATAAGAATGAAAACAAGAGATCTGAGGTCGTTCAATCAGTTCTCCCAAAGTACAGAGAGAAGAAAGTCTTGAACGCATTTAAGTTGAGCGATGTTAAGAAAAGGAGATCATTTCATCACAGAGAAGAGGTTTTATTGACAAAAGAGGTCAACAAAGATGTAGAGACGTTAGTCGTTTATAAGCCTCGAGAGAAGCTGTCACTGGTGTACAAAATGTTCGTGGAGGAAAG tgaaaatGTGAATGAGAGAGACGgtgaaaataataagtatttgaaAGAAGTGGCCAGTTGTCAGACCTGTGCTCCCTGCTACCAAACTTCTTGGAGAGGCTTCAAGAAGAATGATAAGA GGAACATCCGCTGCCAAGTGTGTATGAGGCCGTGCATCAGCGTGTACAACCTGCTGGCTCATCTCAAGAGTCATTCAGAGCATGATGTCCGTTCCTGCAAGAGGGCCATCGCTAGGAGTTTGGCTTCT GTAGTGGAATATCATTACAAGTGCAGAATATGTCAAGAACAGTTCTTAAGTATACGGGAATTGAGGCAACATGTCAAGACGCATAAAG gtacAGAAACATTTAAGTGTGAAGTCGGAAACCATTTTACTACGtaa